The Arachis hypogaea cultivar Tifrunner chromosome 14, arahy.Tifrunner.gnm2.J5K5, whole genome shotgun sequence genome has a segment encoding these proteins:
- the LOC140178651 gene encoding serine/threonine-protein phosphatase 7 long form homolog produces the protein MYRLNGIVHVACFIDEEPTLCVRSIRRQQKMILHDRIMPYLDSAGLLHVARLNDYWFKLDEPLISAFVERWHPETHTFHMPFREFTVALQDVAYQFGLPVDGYPVCGCLSDFEQLMDGGKHAWQWFEELFGELPPEDCIDEFTVSYGWFQNRFRVMPTDATEPTVHVYELGYIMMLLSTMLFGDKFGARVHLRWLPYVADLDELDKYIWGLATLSWLYRCLCRVANRNVKNLAGPVALLQSWIFLRFPTFRPRGFDVILWPLASRWGRYMPSSDEKGPWVIATRHRLDRLRVGDMLQFIWMPYSALEVIQVVHPDILRPEHTHLWKSTTALIYFSSIEWHQVDRVLSQLGGVQHRHQSVLTFQLVPDPRPLVEYLDLWYRVARRFLSHDQDLVDPRQARIPPDAPVRHIAVPA, from the exons ATGTACCGATTGAACGGTATCGTGCACGTGGCATGTTTTATCGACGAAGAG CCAACCCTGTGTGTACGGAGCATCCGTAGGCAACAGAAGATGATATTGCATGACCGTATTATGCCTTACCTAGATAGCGCCGGATTGCTGCATGTTGCTAGGCTGAATGATTATTGGTTTAAGTTGGATGAGCCACTGATTAGTGCCTTTGTTGAGCGATGGCATCCAGAGACTCACACTTTCCACATGCCATTTAGGGAGTTCACTGTTGCTTTACAGGATGTGGCATATCAGTTCGGCCTCCCTGTTGATGGATATCCAGTTTGTGGTTGTCTCAGTGACTTTGAGCAGTTGATGGATGGTGGAAAGCATGCGTGGCAATGGTTTGAAGAGTTGTTCGGTGAACTTCCTCCTGAGGACTGTATCGATGAGTTTACCGTGTCGTATGGCTGGTTTCAAAACAGGTTCAGAGTCATGCCGACTGATGCTACAGAGCCGACGGTACATGTATATGAGCTTGGttacatcatgatgttgttgtcCACGATGCTTTTTGGCGACAAGTTTGGTGCCAGAGTTCACTTACGCTGGCTCCCGTATGTTGCAGATCTCGACGAACTCGATAAGTATATCTGGGGTTTGGCCACGTTGTCTTGGTTATATAGGTGTCTCTGCAGAGTTGCCAATCGAAATGTAAAGAACTTAGCTGGGCCAGTAGCATTGCTACAGTCCTGGATATTTTTGAGGTTCCCCACATTCAGGCCGAGAGGGTTTGATGTCATTCTCTGGCCGCTTGCATCGAG GTGGGGTAGATACATGCCATCATCAGATGAGAAGGGTCCTTGGGTCATTGCTACCCGACACAGATTGGACAGGTTGAGAGTAGGTGAT ATGCTGCAATTTATTTGGATGCCATACTCAGCACTAGAGGTTATTCAAGTTGTCCATCCTGATATCCTCAGACCTGAGCACACGCATTTATGGAAGTCGACAACTgcgttgatttacttttcctccaTCGAGTGGCACCAAGTTGACCGAGTCCTATCCCAGCTTGGAGGAGTTCAGCAC AGGCATCAGAGCGTGCTTACGTTTCAGCTGGTACCAGATCCACGACCCTTGGTTGAGTATCTTGATTTGTGGTACAGGGTAGCCCGTAGATTTTTGTCGCATGATCAGGATTTAGTTGACCCTCGCCAGGCTAGGATCCCTCCAGATGCTCCAGTTCGACATATCGCGGTGCCCGCTTGA